The proteins below are encoded in one region of Triticum aestivum cultivar Chinese Spring chromosome 1B, IWGSC CS RefSeq v2.1, whole genome shotgun sequence:
- the LOC123086402 gene encoding xylanase inhibitor protein 1-like, protein MAFRRPLALHPLVIAFVLVSCLAGTAKAKQTGQLTVFWGRNAGEGTLREACDTGLYSTVVISFYSVFGHGRYWGDLSGHPLAGVGADIKHCQSRNILVLLSIGGPGNGYFLPSSASAAAVADNLWNAHLGGRRNGVYRPFGDAAVDGIDFYIDQGAPDHYDELASRLEGYNRFYRARKGVRLTATPRCGLPDPRLGAALRTGLFERIHVRFYGNDSCSLGKGGTYGVVGQWEKWTAAFPRTQVYLGLAPAESGVPEGAQGTVAVYLKYLYYDLLPMVQKANNYGGVMVWDRFTDKKTRWSSVVNGWA, encoded by the coding sequence ATGGCGTTCCGACGCCCTCTCGCTCTCCACCCGCTCGTGATCGCCTTCGTGCTGGTCTCCTGTCTCGCCGGCACCGCCAAGGCGAAGCAGACGGGCCAGCTGACCGTGTTCTGGGGCCGGAACGCCGGCGAGGGCACGCTGCGCGAGGCCTGCGACACGGGGCTCTACTCCACCGTCGTCATCTCCTTCTACAGCGTCTTCGGGCACGGCCGCTACTGGGGCGACCTCTCCGGCCACCCTCTCGCCGGCGTCGGTGCCGACATCAAGCACTGCCAGTCCAGGAACATCCTCGTTCTCCTCTCCATCGGCGGGCCCGGGAACGGCTACTTCCTCCCGTCCTCGGCCTCCGCCGCAGCCGTCGCCGACAACCTCTGGAACGCGCACCTCGGCGGGCGCCGGAACGGCGTGTACCGCCCGTTCGGCGACGCCGCCGTCGACGGCATCGACTTCTACATCGACCAGGGCGCCCCCGACCACTACGACGAGCTGGCCAGCCGCCTTGAAGGGTACAACCGGTTCTATCGCGCCCGGAAGGGTGTGCGCCTGACGGCGACGCCGCGGTGCGGGTTGCCCGACCCCCGCCTGGGGGCGGCGCTCCGGACGGGGCTGTTCGAGCGCATCCACGTCAGGTTCTACGGCAACGACTCATGCTCGCTGGGGAAGGGCGGGACGTACGGTGTGGTAGGGCAGTGGGAGAAGTGGACGGCGGCGTTCCCGAGGACACAGGTGTACCTGGGCCTCGCGCCAGCGGAGAGCGGCGTGCCGGAGGGGGCGCAGGGCACCGTCGCCGTTTACCTCAAGTACCTCTACTACGACCTGCTGCCCATGGTGCAGAAGGCGAACAACTATGGCGGGGTCATGGTCTGGGACAGGTTCACCGACAAGAAGACACGCTGGAGCAGCGTTGTCAATGGATGGGCCTGA